A genomic window from Maridesulfovibrio sp. includes:
- a CDS encoding ABC transporter substrate-binding protein: MKKILLFLVLLFMVTVPVIHSAQTHTVSISQIVEHPSLDAMREGFKDRLKEAGFDVIYNEHIAQGNQATNIQIANQIKGENPDLILTITTPSSQAVAQKIKDIPVLFTGVTDPVAAGLVKSLMLPGKNISGMTDMSPVLRQVELIKEFMPDIKTIGTIYNAGEANSIVLTNLLKEICKDFGIKVEEASIANSSGVYQAAKSLVGKCEAIYIPLDNTVVSGLEAAIKVCRQNKLPIFSADTDSVERGTVAALAVDYYRMGLQTADMAARILGGKRKPADMPVETLQNLRLFVNEKAAAKMGVKIPKQVMERADKIIN; encoded by the coding sequence ATGAAAAAAATCCTTCTATTTCTCGTATTGCTGTTCATGGTTACTGTTCCTGTAATCCACTCCGCCCAGACTCACACTGTTTCTATTTCCCAGATTGTAGAGCACCCGTCCCTCGATGCCATGAGGGAAGGCTTTAAAGACCGGTTGAAAGAAGCCGGATTTGATGTAATTTACAATGAGCATATTGCTCAGGGCAATCAGGCCACAAACATCCAGATTGCCAACCAGATCAAAGGTGAAAACCCAGACCTGATCCTGACTATCACCACCCCTTCTTCACAGGCTGTAGCCCAGAAGATTAAGGACATTCCCGTACTCTTTACCGGTGTTACCGACCCGGTTGCAGCAGGTCTGGTGAAAAGCCTGATGCTCCCCGGTAAAAACATCTCCGGCATGACCGACATGAGCCCGGTTCTGCGTCAGGTGGAACTGATCAAGGAATTCATGCCCGATATCAAAACAATCGGTACTATCTACAATGCCGGGGAAGCTAATTCCATCGTTCTGACCAACCTGCTTAAAGAAATATGCAAAGATTTCGGAATCAAGGTTGAGGAAGCTTCCATCGCAAACTCCAGCGGTGTTTATCAGGCTGCCAAAAGCCTCGTTGGTAAATGCGAAGCTATCTACATTCCTTTGGACAACACAGTTGTCTCCGGACTGGAAGCCGCAATCAAGGTCTGCCGCCAGAACAAACTGCCCATCTTTTCCGCGGATACAGATTCAGTAGAACGCGGAACAGTGGCTGCTCTGGCAGTGGATTACTACCGCATGGGACTGCAGACCGCCGATATGGCTGCCCGCATTCTCGGCGGTAAAAGAAAACCTGCTGATATGCCGGTTGAAACCCTCCAGAACCTGCGCTTGTTCGTCAACGAAAAAGCCGCTGCCAAAATGGGTGTAAAAATCCCCAAACAAGTCATGGAGCGGGCCGACAAGATCATCAACTAA
- a CDS encoding divergent polysaccharide deacetylase family protein, whose amino-acid sequence MDQNSSEHNKQPEIPESNPGFRAYLSRPVVIAAITIAAAASICLIIALLSLGSPDNNIVAEANSADQTTTEQTMTDQKEAPVQLYEEPMEDDLDDMVKQIDLSLINTLKTAKISMGDLRLEDVSLRKHQGHDYHFQQLSFPVSGDKNVFLANIQKGLDSTALNASMHEVAANSWLISINGVPTHKFSILAPKVQEKEPAPAILDPNAPKMAIVIDDMGEDIALAKGLAALDAKITFSIWPNSSHVKKTIAIAKKSGNEIMVHLPMEPKGYPKVNPGNDALLVSMNADKISSLTLAAIAKVPGAVGLNNHMGSRFTEFYTGMDVVMTRLSKKKIFFLDSRTTPKSAGRKAAIKEGVTFYARDIFLDNVKDVGAIKYQLSKTAKIARKRGQAIAIGHPNRETLKAIRQWIAENKGKVRIVPVSSLRPKG is encoded by the coding sequence GTGGACCAGAACAGTTCCGAACATAACAAGCAGCCCGAAATCCCGGAATCAAATCCGGGGTTTCGGGCTTATCTTTCAAGGCCCGTCGTCATTGCAGCCATTACTATCGCTGCGGCGGCCTCCATTTGCCTGATAATCGCCCTGCTGAGTCTGGGGTCGCCTGACAATAATATCGTTGCCGAAGCAAATAGCGCGGACCAGACGACCACAGAGCAGACAATGACTGATCAGAAAGAGGCTCCAGTACAACTCTATGAAGAACCCATGGAAGACGATCTGGACGACATGGTCAAACAGATAGACCTAAGTCTTATCAACACGCTTAAAACAGCCAAAATATCTATGGGAGACCTACGGCTGGAAGACGTTTCCCTGCGAAAGCATCAAGGCCACGACTACCATTTCCAGCAATTAAGTTTTCCAGTTTCCGGGGACAAGAATGTATTTCTGGCCAATATACAAAAAGGACTGGATTCCACAGCCCTGAACGCCAGCATGCATGAAGTAGCTGCAAACAGCTGGCTTATAAGCATCAACGGAGTTCCGACCCATAAATTTTCCATATTGGCACCTAAAGTTCAAGAAAAAGAACCGGCTCCGGCTATACTTGATCCCAATGCGCCAAAGATGGCAATCGTGATTGATGATATGGGTGAAGATATTGCTCTTGCCAAGGGTTTGGCGGCGCTGGATGCCAAAATCACTTTTTCCATCTGGCCGAACAGTTCACATGTGAAAAAGACCATTGCCATCGCTAAAAAAAGCGGCAATGAAATAATGGTCCATCTGCCCATGGAGCCCAAGGGGTACCCCAAGGTTAATCCCGGCAACGATGCCCTGCTCGTGTCTATGAACGCCGATAAAATCAGCAGCCTTACACTTGCTGCTATTGCAAAGGTTCCCGGAGCAGTGGGCCTGAACAATCATATGGGGTCGCGCTTCACTGAATTTTATACGGGAATGGATGTCGTCATGACCCGGTTGTCCAAGAAGAAAATTTTCTTCCTCGACAGCCGCACAACACCGAAAAGCGCAGGACGCAAGGCAGCAATCAAAGAAGGAGTAACCTTCTACGCCCGCGACATTTTTCTCGATAACGTAAAAGATGTCGGTGCCATTAAATACCAGCTTTCCAAGACGGCTAAAATCGCCAGAAAAAGGGGGCAGGCCATCGCTATCGGACATCCGAACCGCGAAACTCTCAAAGCCATCCGTCAATGGATTGCTGAAAATAAAGGTAAAGTCAGGATTGTCCCGGTAAGTTCCTTGCGCCCCAAAGGTTAA
- a CDS encoding S41 family peptidase, with protein sequence MRKTLWMIAIISLFVISVAPETTQAVNQDRFEPLRRFSQVLDLVEHNYVNDISRKELVDDAVKGMLEQLDPHSTFLSTDDFKEMQESTSGEFSGIGIEISMEKGRLTVISPIEDTPAYKAGLKAGDLILEINGESTQSISLLEAVGKIRGKRGTDVILTILHKNANKPDKVTITRDTIPIISAKSQELENGILYLRLTRFNENTTREMHKELRDYQKKHTLKGVVLDLRNNPGGLLTQAVSVADTFINEGLIVYIEGRNKASRKDFMAAEQATDVQVPIVTLINAGSASASEIVAGALKDHDRALLLGERTFGKGSVQTIIPMADGSGIKLTTALYYTPSGRSIQAEGIDPDIVYPFVPPAEDKDLDSRFILREKDLSRHLENNGKDKKNAKVQDDKAKKMLDRDNQLRLALQMVKQLPRLKEIK encoded by the coding sequence ATGAGAAAAACTTTGTGGATGATAGCAATCATCTCTCTTTTTGTAATCTCCGTAGCACCGGAAACCACACAAGCCGTTAACCAAGACCGTTTCGAACCCCTTCGCAGATTCTCGCAGGTTCTTGATCTGGTGGAACATAATTACGTTAACGACATTTCCCGCAAAGAACTTGTTGATGATGCTGTAAAAGGCATGTTGGAACAACTTGATCCCCACTCCACTTTTCTTTCCACCGACGATTTCAAAGAAATGCAGGAATCAACCAGCGGTGAATTCAGCGGCATCGGAATTGAAATCAGCATGGAGAAAGGCCGTTTAACTGTAATCTCCCCCATTGAAGATACCCCGGCATACAAGGCCGGACTCAAGGCAGGAGACCTGATCCTCGAAATCAATGGCGAATCCACCCAGTCTATTTCTCTGCTGGAAGCTGTAGGTAAAATCAGAGGTAAACGCGGCACGGACGTCATCCTGACCATTCTGCACAAGAATGCCAACAAGCCGGATAAAGTAACCATCACCCGCGACACCATCCCCATCATCAGTGCCAAAAGCCAGGAACTGGAAAACGGCATTCTTTACCTGCGTTTGACCAGATTTAATGAGAACACCACCCGTGAAATGCATAAGGAATTGCGCGACTACCAAAAAAAACACACTCTTAAAGGTGTAGTTCTTGACCTGCGCAACAACCCCGGGGGTCTGCTCACTCAGGCTGTGTCTGTAGCTGATACTTTCATTAATGAGGGTCTGATCGTCTACATAGAAGGACGCAACAAGGCCAGCCGCAAGGATTTCATGGCTGCAGAACAGGCAACAGACGTACAGGTTCCCATCGTGACCCTGATCAACGCCGGATCAGCTTCCGCTTCTGAAATTGTAGCCGGAGCACTTAAAGACCATGACAGAGCCCTGCTTCTCGGCGAAAGGACCTTTGGGAAAGGCTCTGTACAAACCATCATCCCAATGGCTGACGGTTCCGGTATCAAGCTGACCACCGCCCTTTACTACACCCCCAGCGGACGCTCCATTCAGGCTGAAGGGATTGACCCTGACATCGTTTATCCTTTCGTTCCACCGGCAGAAGACAAAGACTTGGACAGCCGTTTCATTCTGCGCGAAAAAGACCTCAGCCGTCATCTTGAAAACAACGGCAAGGACAAGAAGAACGCAAAGGTGCAGGACGACAAGGCAAAGAAAATGCTTGATAGAGACAACCAGCTCAGACTGGCTCTACAGATGGTCAAACAACTCCCCCGCCTTAAAGAAATCAAGTAA
- a CDS encoding peptidoglycan DD-metalloendopeptidase family protein, giving the protein MQGCVSSAFADSTVERLKDEIKDTKQTVKKQKHELLKLTREERSMFGELAAIEDRILGVERELFRQEDDLAGILEDERAAKADQLILEDELEKIATKLRSMLTQIWPIHSRKLENKFGSLEDWEEADRKFVWLASLYNDAKVELDKASEKADQITENIKVQKELRLKAEKKLAEINGTKDNLLDDKLSLLSGIKGIRALKISREQELKGLLETINKLNYKLKSLTSKKIANFKGSLPRPCVGDIKYRFEPSGKPPVRGIGIQTTGNVDVKSIFWGKVVHNDTLRGFGRVVIIYHGYNYYSLYAYLAESFVKTGQEVEKDEIIGKTGYYPNLKETGLYFELRFHQKPVDPQKWLARN; this is encoded by the coding sequence ATGCAGGGATGCGTAAGCTCTGCTTTCGCCGATTCCACTGTGGAAAGGCTGAAGGATGAAATCAAGGATACTAAGCAGACCGTCAAAAAGCAGAAGCATGAACTTCTGAAGCTTACCCGCGAAGAACGCAGCATGTTCGGTGAACTGGCAGCCATTGAAGACCGCATCCTTGGTGTTGAGCGTGAACTTTTCCGACAGGAAGATGACCTTGCCGGGATATTGGAAGACGAAAGGGCCGCCAAGGCTGATCAGCTGATACTTGAAGACGAACTGGAAAAAATAGCCACAAAACTCAGGTCCATGTTAACCCAGATATGGCCTATCCATTCCCGGAAACTCGAAAACAAATTCGGTTCACTTGAAGACTGGGAAGAAGCTGACCGCAAATTCGTCTGGCTGGCCTCCCTATATAATGATGCCAAAGTTGAACTGGATAAAGCCAGCGAAAAGGCTGACCAGATTACTGAAAATATTAAAGTCCAAAAAGAGTTGCGCTTAAAAGCCGAAAAGAAACTGGCTGAAATCAACGGAACAAAAGACAATCTTTTGGACGACAAATTAAGTCTGCTGTCAGGTATCAAAGGAATCCGGGCTCTTAAAATAAGCCGCGAACAGGAACTGAAAGGTCTTCTTGAAACAATCAACAAACTGAATTACAAACTTAAGAGCCTGACCAGCAAAAAAATTGCTAATTTTAAAGGGTCCTTACCACGCCCCTGCGTGGGGGACATAAAATACCGGTTCGAACCTTCCGGTAAACCGCCTGTGCGCGGAATCGGAATCCAGACAACCGGAAATGTAGATGTAAAATCAATCTTCTGGGGTAAGGTGGTGCATAACGACACCCTCAGGGGATTCGGGCGGGTTGTGATTATCTATCACGGCTATAACTACTACTCTCTTTACGCCTATCTGGCCGAAAGTTTTGTAAAAACTGGTCAGGAAGTCGAAAAGGATGAAATTATCGGAAAAACAGGGTATTACCCTAACTTGAAAGAAACGGGCCTCTATTTTGAATTACGTTTTCATCAGAAACCCGTTGATCCACAAAAATGGCTTGCCCGAAATTAA
- a CDS encoding endonuclease III domain-containing protein, with protein sequence MTREQTLIEYYEALSERLGPCHWWPGESPFEIAVGAILVQNTNWINVEKAINNLKANDGLTPQGLRKFSMEELQELIRPSGFFRMKAVRLNNFLDFLDANSAKCITDLKGMETFELREKLLAVKGIGPETADSIMLYALNKPVFVVDAYTRRIFNRHMLVQEDIDYHELQEFFMDVLDPDIEMYNEYHALIVRTAKEWCKKSNPDCESCPLGKFMES encoded by the coding sequence ATGACCAGAGAACAAACTTTAATAGAATATTATGAAGCCCTCTCAGAAAGACTTGGCCCGTGCCATTGGTGGCCGGGTGAAAGTCCTTTCGAGATTGCTGTGGGCGCTATTCTTGTCCAGAACACAAATTGGATAAATGTTGAAAAAGCCATCAACAATCTCAAGGCTAACGATGGCCTGACCCCTCAGGGATTGCGTAAATTCTCTATGGAAGAGTTGCAGGAACTGATCAGACCTTCCGGCTTCTTTCGAATGAAAGCGGTCAGACTCAACAATTTCCTTGATTTCCTTGACGCCAATTCTGCAAAGTGTATCACGGACCTGAAAGGAATGGAGACCTTCGAACTGCGCGAAAAACTGTTGGCAGTCAAAGGAATTGGTCCGGAAACAGCTGATTCGATAATGCTGTATGCCCTGAACAAGCCTGTATTCGTGGTCGATGCTTACACGCGTAGAATATTCAACCGCCACATGCTGGTGCAAGAAGACATTGACTACCATGAATTGCAGGAATTCTTCATGGATGTACTTGATCCTGACATTGAAATGTACAATGAGTACCATGCCTTGATTGTACGCACGGCCAAAGAATGGTGTAAAAAATCAAACCCGGACTGCGAAAGTTGTCCGCTGGGTAAATTTATGGAAAGCTGA
- a CDS encoding 50S ribosomal protein L11 methyltransferase, protein MPKLLRIQFTLSELESDECQVYLGTRVAHGWEEKPLDDDSIFYTIHLEDHPLGMEIVEEIKNRWPHAGCVAEEIEEENWGLAWKDYFEPVTCGQFEILPPWLLEKKTQGKNHIIIEPKMAFGTGSHPTTALCLELISKLAEEGILNADMNFFDLGTGSAILSIALAKLGLKGVGVDIDPQSIVCAQENIENNDVDGIILSVGSADSIDPKLKYEFVVANILSGPLIELCPDVTARLKENSILILSGILVEQAEKVAAEYIKAGLPAPEIFTMGEWAGLLWRDVSAD, encoded by the coding sequence ATGCCCAAACTGCTCAGAATCCAGTTCACCCTTTCCGAACTTGAAAGCGACGAATGTCAGGTATATCTAGGCACAAGAGTGGCCCATGGCTGGGAAGAAAAGCCGCTTGACGACGATTCAATTTTTTACACAATACACTTGGAAGACCATCCTCTGGGCATGGAAATAGTTGAAGAAATTAAAAACCGTTGGCCGCATGCCGGATGCGTGGCTGAGGAAATCGAAGAAGAGAACTGGGGACTTGCATGGAAGGATTACTTCGAACCGGTGACCTGCGGCCAATTCGAAATCCTGCCGCCGTGGCTGCTCGAAAAAAAGACTCAGGGCAAAAACCACATCATTATTGAACCCAAAATGGCTTTCGGCACCGGCAGCCATCCAACGACCGCACTCTGCCTTGAACTCATCAGTAAACTTGCAGAGGAAGGCATCCTGAATGCCGATATGAATTTTTTCGATCTCGGTACCGGGTCCGCAATCCTCTCCATCGCCCTTGCCAAACTTGGCCTCAAAGGCGTGGGTGTGGATATCGATCCGCAATCCATCGTCTGTGCACAGGAAAATATCGAGAACAACGATGTGGACGGGATCATCCTTTCCGTAGGCAGTGCTGATTCCATTGATCCTAAACTTAAATACGAATTTGTTGTAGCAAACATCCTTTCCGGACCGCTAATCGAACTTTGCCCGGATGTGACCGCAAGACTTAAGGAAAATTCGATCCTGATTCTTTCAGGTATTCTGGTGGAACAGGCCGAGAAGGTTGCAGCGGAATATATCAAGGCCGGACTGCCAGCACCGGAAATCTTCACCATGGGAGAATGGGCCGGTCTGCTCTGGCGCGATGTGAGTGCAGATTAA
- a CDS encoding aspartate aminotransferase family protein, giving the protein MTKHNTLVSAEKNSICNTYGRYPVNVSKAKGSRLWDLDGKEYIDLLSGISVANIGHCRDDLADIMAEQARKLVQVSNLFYQEEQVELAEKLLATCGADRVFFANSGAEANEAAIKLARRYMRTIKERDAYEIITLNGSFHGRTLATLTATGQTGPIKDGFAPLPEGFKYVPAGDVDALKSAISEKTAAVMIEMVQGEGGIKPLPEAYVKAVSELVADNDILLIVDEVQSGLCRTGKWWAHQHYGITPHIFTSAKALANGLPMAAMLATEEIAKGFTPGSHATTFGGGALVSKVASKVIDIMTEEKLDERAAELGEFFKNEARKLQDKFPGKIKSVRGLGLMLGIELEFDGSEIFAALREQGFILNLTKGTILRLLPALNIDREDLVAFLNALDGLLAKQA; this is encoded by the coding sequence ATGACCAAACACAATACACTCGTCTCTGCTGAAAAGAACTCCATCTGCAATACCTATGGCAGATATCCGGTAAACGTAAGCAAAGCCAAAGGGTCCAGACTATGGGATCTTGACGGTAAAGAATACATTGATCTGCTTTCCGGAATTTCCGTGGCCAATATCGGCCATTGCCGCGACGACCTCGCCGACATCATGGCTGAACAGGCCCGGAAACTGGTACAGGTCAGCAACCTCTTTTATCAGGAAGAGCAGGTCGAGCTGGCTGAAAAGCTACTTGCGACATGCGGCGCAGACAGGGTCTTCTTCGCCAACTCCGGAGCAGAAGCAAACGAAGCTGCCATTAAACTGGCTAGAAGATACATGCGCACTATCAAGGAAAGGGACGCATACGAGATCATAACTCTCAACGGTTCCTTCCACGGACGGACCCTTGCGACCCTGACCGCCACCGGACAGACAGGCCCTATAAAAGACGGATTCGCTCCCCTGCCTGAAGGCTTTAAATATGTTCCCGCCGGAGATGTTGATGCGCTCAAATCCGCTATCAGCGAAAAAACCGCCGCGGTTATGATCGAGATGGTGCAGGGAGAAGGCGGCATTAAGCCTCTGCCTGAAGCTTACGTCAAAGCCGTGAGTGAACTGGTAGCTGACAACGATATCCTGCTTATTGTGGATGAAGTTCAGTCAGGACTTTGCAGAACCGGTAAATGGTGGGCGCACCAGCATTACGGAATTACCCCGCACATTTTCACCTCTGCCAAGGCCCTCGCTAATGGCCTGCCCATGGCAGCAATGCTGGCAACAGAAGAAATCGCCAAAGGATTCACTCCGGGCAGCCATGCGACAACCTTCGGCGGCGGCGCACTGGTATCAAAAGTTGCATCAAAGGTCATCGACATCATGACCGAAGAAAAACTTGACGAACGTGCCGCAGAGCTTGGTGAATTCTTCAAGAATGAAGCAAGAAAACTACAGGATAAATTTCCCGGCAAAATAAAATCCGTACGCGGACTTGGGCTGATGCTCGGCATAGAGCTTGAGTTTGACGGCAGCGAAATATTCGCCGCCCTGCGTGAACAGGGCTTTATCCTCAACCTGACCAAAGGAACAATTCTGAGGCTTCTCCCGGCCCTGAACATTGACCGGGAAGACCTTGTCGCGTTCCTGAATGCTCTGGATGGGCTGCTGGCGAAACAGGCTTAA
- the dut gene encoding dUTP diphosphatase, with protein sequence MNPTQPNPVEVKVKFLSDTAKQGGLGYATPNSAGVDLRACIEEDFVEIEAGERYAFPTGIAIEITSPGIAGFIYSRSGLGTKDGLTVSQGVGVIDPDYRGEIKVSLLNTSDGKRRIERGQRIAQLVFMPYCHAQLTPSEELSDTTRGAGGFGHTGKK encoded by the coding sequence ATGAATCCTACCCAACCCAATCCAGTTGAAGTTAAAGTCAAATTCCTCAGTGACACCGCTAAGCAGGGCGGCCTGGGCTATGCTACCCCCAACTCTGCCGGAGTTGACCTGCGGGCATGCATTGAAGAGGATTTCGTGGAAATCGAGGCAGGAGAAAGATATGCTTTCCCCACCGGAATCGCCATTGAAATAACCTCGCCGGGAATCGCCGGGTTTATTTACTCCCGTAGCGGACTGGGAACCAAGGACGGCCTTACCGTCAGTCAGGGAGTCGGCGTAATCGATCCCGACTACCGTGGAGAGATCAAAGTTTCCCTGCTCAACACATCCGATGGGAAACGACGAATTGAGCGTGGACAGCGCATTGCACAACTTGTTTTCATGCCCTACTGCCATGCCCAGCTGACTCCCAGTGAAGAACTCTCCGACACAACCAGAGGTGCGGGGGGATTCGGGCACACCGGTAAAAAATAA
- the glgP gene encoding alpha-glucan family phosphorylase: MQPLRVYSVVPRLPSQLKELWDLAYNFLFVWNSDIASIFSSIDQVLWRDCQQNPVKFLNSLPQQQLEELANDDFFVQRLKEASRVLRNYLARESCSYKFEGAKKGDPVIAYFSFEYGIGLSLPIYSGGLGILAGDHLKSASDLNIPLVGIGLCYQHGYFRQYMTQDGWQQERYPSHDFEEMPIKPAKDKNGKDVKFSIDLKGEPLIVKVWYVEVGRVTLYLLDTNIPENPTSFRNITARLYGGDLEMRLWQEILLGIGGVKALAALGLEPSVIHMNEGHSAFAGLERIRVFMTEHGLSFEAAMEMVASSSIFTTHTPVPAGNDRFPADLMRPYFEPYAQTMGLAYKVFVSLGREDPHDDAEQFCMTVLALKLSRFNNGVSKLHGHVSRNMWKKVWQQYPVEDVPIGAITNGVHMPTWVATDFSLLFDRYLGPNWREDPDCSRVWNQTENIPDAELWRTHERLRERLVDFVRKRLRRQLMNIGARRKEIELADEVLDPRALTIGFARRFATYKRAGLLFKDKERLLKIISDSKHPVQFIFAGKAHPQDNEGKKLIQDLIQFCRREECRMSLVFLEDYDMKIANYMVQGCDIWLNTPRRPLEACGTSGMKAMANGVLQFSTPDGWWDEAYLPDNSLGWAIGRGEDYNDHEYQDFVESQTLYKVLENDIIPEFYDRGHGNLPRSWIAKVKKALRILGPEFNANRMVEDYTEKAYQPAFMNYTTMHKNAFKGAKDLAAWRMEVMTKWSSLKVRNIVSETHVDVYVEEPIIITAEVFLNGLTPENVQVEIYAGPIGQDGKFARRNTVVMTQEEDMGGGWHVYQGEVMPHEAGRFGYTVRILPRHELLLDSHSLGLIHWAQ; this comes from the coding sequence ATGCAACCGCTTCGCGTTTACAGCGTCGTTCCGCGTCTGCCCAGCCAGCTGAAAGAGCTTTGGGACTTGGCATATAACTTTCTTTTTGTCTGGAACAGCGATATTGCCAGTATCTTTTCTTCCATCGATCAGGTCCTCTGGAGGGATTGCCAGCAGAACCCGGTGAAGTTTCTGAACAGCCTTCCGCAACAACAGCTTGAAGAATTAGCCAATGATGATTTTTTTGTACAACGTTTGAAAGAAGCTTCCAGAGTGTTGCGTAATTATCTTGCTCGTGAAAGCTGCTCTTATAAGTTTGAGGGTGCTAAAAAAGGCGATCCGGTTATTGCTTATTTCAGCTTCGAATACGGCATCGGACTCAGCCTGCCTATTTACTCAGGCGGACTCGGAATTCTTGCCGGGGACCACTTGAAATCCGCAAGTGACCTTAATATACCTCTGGTCGGGATAGGGCTGTGCTATCAACATGGTTATTTTCGCCAGTATATGACTCAAGACGGCTGGCAGCAGGAGCGTTATCCGAGTCATGACTTTGAAGAAATGCCCATTAAGCCAGCCAAGGATAAAAACGGAAAGGATGTTAAATTTTCCATCGACTTGAAGGGTGAGCCGCTGATTGTCAAAGTCTGGTATGTAGAAGTTGGACGGGTAACACTCTATCTGCTTGATACCAACATTCCTGAAAACCCGACTTCTTTTCGCAACATAACTGCCCGGCTATACGGCGGAGACCTTGAAATGCGTCTCTGGCAGGAGATTCTGCTTGGAATCGGCGGAGTTAAGGCACTTGCCGCTCTCGGTCTGGAACCTAGCGTCATTCATATGAACGAAGGCCATTCTGCTTTCGCAGGTCTGGAACGGATTCGTGTTTTCATGACCGAGCATGGTCTTTCTTTTGAAGCGGCAATGGAAATGGTCGCCTCTTCCAGTATTTTTACTACCCATACCCCGGTTCCGGCAGGTAACGACCGTTTCCCTGCGGATCTTATGCGTCCTTATTTTGAACCCTATGCCCAGACTATGGGCCTTGCTTATAAGGTTTTTGTCTCTTTGGGCAGGGAAGACCCGCATGACGATGCGGAGCAGTTCTGCATGACAGTTCTTGCGTTGAAACTTTCCCGTTTCAATAACGGTGTTTCCAAACTGCATGGACACGTTTCTCGTAATATGTGGAAGAAAGTATGGCAGCAGTATCCGGTGGAGGACGTTCCCATCGGGGCGATTACCAACGGTGTGCACATGCCTACATGGGTCGCCACTGATTTCTCATTGCTTTTTGATCGCTATCTCGGCCCGAACTGGCGCGAGGACCCTGATTGCTCGCGTGTCTGGAATCAGACCGAGAATATTCCTGATGCCGAACTCTGGCGAACTCATGAGCGGCTCAGGGAAAGGCTGGTTGATTTCGTGCGTAAGCGTTTACGCCGCCAGTTGATGAATATCGGTGCCCGCCGTAAGGAAATCGAGCTTGCGGATGAAGTTCTTGATCCTCGGGCTTTGACTATCGGTTTTGCGCGCAGGTTCGCGACTTATAAACGCGCAGGTCTGCTCTTCAAGGACAAGGAGCGTCTGCTTAAGATCATCTCCGACTCCAAGCACCCGGTACAGTTTATTTTTGCAGGTAAAGCCCATCCGCAGGATAATGAAGGCAAGAAGCTTATTCAGGATCTTATCCAGTTCTGCCGTCGTGAGGAATGCCGTATGAGTCTTGTCTTTCTCGAAGACTACGACATGAAGATTGCAAATTATATGGTGCAGGGGTGCGATATCTGGCTGAATACTCCCAGACGTCCTCTGGAAGCATGCGGAACCAGCGGTATGAAAGCCATGGCAAATGGTGTTCTCCAGTTCAGTACACCGGACGGTTGGTGGGACGAAGCATATCTGCCTGACAACAGCCTTGGCTGGGCGATTGGTCGTGGTGAAGATTACAATGACCATGAATATCAGGATTTTGTTGAAAGCCAGACTCTTTACAAAGTACTCGAAAATGACATAATCCCCGAATTCTATGACCGTGGGCACGGCAACCTTCCCCGCAGCTGGATTGCCAAGGTCAAAAAAGCATTGCGGATTCTGGGACCGGAATTCAACGCCAACCGCATGGTGGAAGATTACACTGAAAAGGCTTACCAGCCAGCTTTCATGAATTACACTACAATGCATAAGAATGCTTTCAAGGGAGCCAAAGATTTGGCCGCTTGGAGAATGGAAGTGATGACCAAATGGTCCAGCCTTAAAGTTCGCAATATTGTATCGGAAACACATGTCGATGTTTATGTTGAAGAGCCTATCATCATTACAGCCGAGGTTTTCCTCAACGGTCTGACCCCGGAGAATGTACAGGTCGAAATATACGCCGGGCCTATAGGGCAGGACGGCAAGTTTGCACGACGCAATACCGTTGTCATGACCCAGGAAGAGGATATGGGCGGTGGCTGGCATGTTTATCAGGGAGAAGTTATGCCGCATGAAGCCGGAAGATTCGGCTACACCGTGCGTATTTTGCCCAGACACGAACTGCTGCTTGATTCACATTCTCTGGGTCTGATTCACTGGGCGCAGTAA